The genomic window GGTGCGCCACAGGAGGAACCACACGCACACGCAGAGCACGAGGGCGAGGATGAGCCCCATGTGGAGCCGGGTGCCGGGCACGAGCCGGTCCAGGAAGGCGGCCTCGGGGAGGCGCATGGACTGCGGCGTGCCCGAGCCCGTCTCCAGCTCGCCCGGGTCGATCATGGGCCCCCGCAGGAAGAAGGTGTAGAACTGGGCGGCGATGTAGTTGAGCATCACCGTGGAGAGGATCTCGTTGACCCCCAGGCGGGCCCGGAGGGTTCCGGCGATGGCGGCCCAGAAAGCGCCTCCCGCGGCTCCGGCCAGGATCACCAGGGGCAGCAGGACGGCCTTGGGCCAGGCGGGCAGGGCCAGGGCGGTGGCCGTGGCGGCCAGGATGCCGATGAGCATCTGCCCCTCGGCGCCGATGTTGATGATGCCGCTCCGGAACGCGATGGCGATGCCCAGCGCCACCAGGATGAGGGGCACGGCCCGCACGAGGATCTCGGTGAGGCCGAAGACGTCCTTGAAGGGCCCCGTGAAGATCGTCACGAAGGTGTCCACGGGGCTGGCCCCGATGGCGGTGAGCACCAGGGCCGCGCCCAGGGCCGCCGCCAGGGCGGCCAGGACCACGATGGAGCTGCCGTAGAGGAGCTTGAAACGGTTCATTCGGCCACCCCCGCCATGAGCAGGCCCAGCTTCTCGCGGGTCGCCTCGAGGCTGGTGAGGACCTTGAGGATCCGCCCCTTGTAGATGACGGCGATCCGGTCGGAGAGATTCATGATTTCCTCGAGCTCCTCGGAAATGAGGAGGATGCCTCCCCCCGCGCGGCGGCGGGCCAGGAGCTGGGAATGGATGAATTCCTGGGCGCCCATGTCCACGCCCCGGGTGGGGTACACCGAGATGAGGGCCCTGGGCTCCCGGGCCAGCTCGCGGGCGAGGATCACCTTCTGGATGTTGCCCCCGGACAGGGAGCCCCCCGCCGCTGAGGTGGAGGAGCAGCGGATGTCGAAGGACCCCTTGAGGGTCTCGGCGTTGCGGGCGATCTCCCCCAGCTTGAGCACCACGGACCAGCTGAACTGCGGGGTGGGGAAGTCCTTGAGGACCAGGTTCTCCTTCACCGTGAACCTGGGCACGATGCCCTCGTGGTGCCGATCCTCGGGAATGTAGCCCAGGCCCGCGGCGATCATGGCCGCGGGGCTCCGGTTGGTCATGTCCTTGTCCAGGAACCGGACCGTGCCTGATTCCACGTGCCGCAGGCCCGTGAGCGCCTCGGCCAGCTCCCGCTGTCCGTTGCCGGAGACGCCGGCCAGGCCGAGGATCTCGCCGGCATGCACTTCCAGGTTGAGCCCGTCGAGGGCGAAGTGCCCGCGGTCGCCGCGCACCTTCAGGTCCCGGGCCTGCAGGATGGCCGGGCCCTCCACCAGCAGGCCCTCGTTGCGGGGCAGGTGGATCTCGCGGCCGGTCATGAGCGCGGCCAGCTCCGCCGGCGTGTGGTCCTCGGTGCGTCCGTTGAAGACCACCGCGCCGTGGCGCAGGATCGCTACCCGGTGGCTGAGTTCCTTCACTTCGTGGAGCTTGTGGCTGATGAAGATGATGGAGAGCTCGGCCGTCATGCGCTTGAGCCGGTCGATGAGATCGTCGGTCTCCTGCGGGGTGAGGGCGGAGGTGGGCTCGTCCAGGATGAGCAGCTGGGCGCCGAAGCAGAGGGTCTTGATGAGCTCCACCCGCTGCTGCTCGCCCACGGAGAGCTGCCAGACATAGGCATCGGGGTTCACCGGCAGCTCGTGGTGCTCGGAGACCTCGAGGATCCTCGCCCGGGTGGCCTTGAGATCCAGGTTCATGAACTTGTGGTGCTGCTTCAGGCCCAGGGCCACGTTCTCGGTCACCGTCATGTTGGGCACGAGCATGAAGTTCTGGTGCACCATGCCGATGCCCCGGGCGTAGGCGTCGTTGGGGGTGTGGAAGCGCACCTCCTCCCCGTTGATCGATATCGTCCCCGCGTCGGGCTGGTAGAGGCCCGCCAGGATGTTCATGAGGGTGGACTTCCCGGCCCCGTTCTCGCCCACGAGGGCCAGCACCTCGCCGCGGGCGACCCGCATGGAGACGTTGTTGCACGCCAGGATGCCGGGGAAGCGCTTGGTGATGCCGGAAAGCTGGAGCTCGTTGATGGGCTCGGCTGTTGCCATGGGGGTCTCCGGTAGAGAACGGACCCCGGTATGCCTAGGGCAGACCGGGGTCCATGTTCCGGTGTTGCCTTAGAATTTGACGGCTTTCCAGTCCAGCTTGAGCTTGCCGGCGGTGAGATCGGCCTTGGCCTTGTCCACGGCCTTCCTGATGGCCGGGGTCAGGACCTTGCCCACCTTGTCGTTGTAGGCGAAGACGAAGCCCTTGTTGGCGAAGTTGAGGGGGATGTTCTCCCCGCCCTTGACGCCGGCCTCGCGCTTGGCGATGAGGACTTCGACCACCGTGGTGTAGTTGTAGCTGGAGGCCGCGAGCACCCGGGGGGACTCGGCCACGTGCAGCTGGGAGATGTCCTGGCCCGCCCACCAGATGTTCTTGTCGGCGCTGGCGGCGACGGCGCGCAGGGCGCCCATGGCCTGCTGGGAGGAACCGGTGAGGAAGTCCGCTCCGGCCTTCATCTGGGTCTGGGCCAGCTCGGAGGCCTTCACGAAGTCGCCGAAGCTGCCCGTGTGGGCGACCTTGACGTTGACCTTGGGGTTCGCGGCCTTGGCGCCGAGGACGAAGCCGCGGTCGTACCGGGCGGCGTCACCGCCGTCGACGGGACCCACGAGGCCCACGGTATTGGTCTTGGTGACCATGCCGGCGATGATGCCGTTCAGGTAGCCGGTCTCCTCGCTCTCGGGCATGTAGGTGAAGACGTTCTTGCCGCCGATGTCGGCGCTGGTGCCGAACACGAAGGTCGTGTCCTTGAAGTCGGGGGCCATCTCGTTGACCAGGTTCTTGTACTGGGCGCCGTGGCAGATGATGATGTCGAACTTCTTGGAGGCGTACTGCCGGGCAGCGGAACCCGCGTCCACCGGCTTCATCTTCTCGCTGTAGCTGTACTCGACCTTGGCTTCGCCGTATTCCTTCTGCACGGCCTTGATGGCGTCGTGCATGGACTGGCACCAGCCCTTGTCGTCCACGGTGGACTCGACGATGAGGGCGATCTTGACCTTGGCCTTGGGGGGGGCTGCGGAGAGCCCGCAGGTGAATGCAAAGACCGCTCCTAGAGCGAGAACTGGCTTCCTCATGGTCTGCCTCCTGGTTGGGGTGAAGGGATTTGTCGTTCGCAAGTGTACCCGGTCCCGGGCGGATGACTGGTTTTTTTCCTGGAATAATAAAAATTTGTCCACCCCGTTGCCTTACCCTGGTAGCCTCCCCGGCAACGAAACGGAGGTTTCCCCATGGTCGACCAGCCCGGACCCACGTCCGCCCAGATCCTGCGCCATCTGCGCCGGGCCAACGCCATCGCCGCCCGGGCCGTGGCCATGGGCCACCACCCCTTCGGGGCCCTGCTCGTGGCCCCCGACCACGAGACGGTTCTCCTGGAGCAGGGCAACGTCAGCACCGTGAACCACGCCGAAAGCGTCCTGGCCCGCACCGCGGACATGAACTTCTCTTCAGACTATCTCTGGGAATGCACGCTTTACACCACTGTGGAGCCCTGCGCCATGTGCGCGGCGACCCAGTACTGGGCCAATATCGGCCGGCTGGTCTACGGCCTGGATGAGCGGCGCCTGCTGGAGCTGACCGGGGACGACCCGGAGAACCCGACCATGGACGTGCCGGCGCGCTACATCTATGCCCACAGCCAGAAGGCGATCCAGGTCACCGGGCCGGTCCTGGAGGTGGAAGGGGAGATCGCCGAACTGCACCGGGGCTTCTGGAAGAGGACGTAGATCCTTCCTCGCCGAGGAAAACAGGATCTATCGGCCGCTCTTCTTCCAGTCGGCCAGGAAGCCTTCGATGCCCTTGTCGGTCAGGGGATGGGCCAGCATCTGGTCGAAGACCTTCGTGGGGATCGTCGCCACGTGGGCGCCGGCCAGGGCGGACTCGGTGACGTGGCGGGGGCTGCGGATGGAGGCGGAGAGGACGTTGGTCTCCAGGTCGTAGTTGGTGAAGATCGTCACCAGGTCCTCGATGAGCTCCATGCCCACGGCGTTGATGTCGTCCAGGCGGCCCACGAAGGGGCTCACGTAGGTGGCGCCGGCCTTGGCGGCCATGAGGCCCTGGGTGGCGCTGAAGCAGAGGGTGACGTTGGTGCGGATGCCCTCGGCCTTGAAGGCGTGGGTGGCCTTGAGGCCCTCGGCGGTCAGCGGCACCTTCACCACGACGTTCTTGTGGATCTTGGCCAGGAGGCGGCCCTCCTTGATCATGGTGGGGGCGTCCAGGGCGATGACCTCGGCGGAGATGGGGCCGTCCACGATGGCGCAGATCTCCTCGATGATCGCCTCGAAGGGCTTGCCGGATTCCTTGGCGATGAGGCTGGGGTTGGTCGTGACGCCGTCCAGGATCCCCCATTCGTTGATGCGCTTGATTTCGCTGATGTTGGCAGTGTCGATGAAGAATTTCATGGGGTCTCCGGTGGGGCCTGGAGGTCGCGCGCCCCGTCGACGTCGGGACCGGCCGGGGCGCGCGGGGTTCGCCTGCCAAGCACCCCCATTCTCGCAGGTCCCCGGGGGCGCAGGAAGTGGCCCTGGTTACAATGGGGCTCAGGAGACCTCCCATGCCCTTGACCGAACTGGCCGTCCTGGACCGCGGATTCGTGAAGCTGGTGGACCACATGGGGTCCGACCTCAGCGTGGTGAACGCCGCACGGGTGTCCTTCGGAAAGCGCAAGGAGGTGTACGACGAGGCGGACGGCAAGCTCATTTCGTACCTGGCCGAGCACGACCACACCTCGCCCTTCCGGCACACGGCTCTAACTTTTCATGTGAAGGCACCGATCTTCGTCTTCCGGCAGTGGATGAAACACCGCATTGCCAGCGAATTTAATGAAATCAGCGGCCGCTATGTGGAGTTCCCAGAAGATGAATTCTTTGTTCCCGAGACCTTTCGCCGCCAAGCCAAGGTGAACAAGCAGGGATCCGAGGGCCAGGTGGACGGCGAGGCGAGAGACCAGGCCCACGCCCTGTTCCTGGACGCCTGCCGGAACGCCGTCGCCCAATACAAGAAACTCATCAGCCTGGGCGTCTGCCGCGAGCAGGCCCGCTGCGTGCTGCCCCTGGGGCTCTACTCCGAGGTCTACTGGACGGTCAGCCTCCAGGCGGCGGCCCACTTCATCCGGCTGCGCACCGACGGCCACGCCCAGTGGGAGATCCAGCAGTACGCCCACGCGGTGCGCCGCATGGTCGAGGAGCTCTTCCCCAACTCCCTCAAGGCCCTCCTGGAGAACGTCCACCCGTGACCCTCCCGCCCCTCAATCCCGCCCTGTTCCACCTGGACGCCGACCACCTCTGGCTCATGCACTGCTCCGAGGGACCCGTGCCCCGGTCGGTGGTGCGCAGCATCCGGGCCTACCTCCACAAGGAGCTGTGGCCCTGGGAGCTGAAGTGGAAGGAGGACTACCTGGGCATCCCGGACGCCCTGCGCCGGGAGGCCGCCAGGATCGTGGGCGGCGAGGCCGCGGACATCACCCTCACCCCCTCCACGTCGTCGGGCCTGGTGGCCGTGGCCCAGGGGATGCGCTGGAGCCGCGGGGACGAGGTGGTGGCGCCCCTGGGGGAGTTCCCCACCAACATCTGGCCCTGGAAGGCCCTGGAGGCGCGCGGCGTGCGGTTCCGGGAGATCCCCCTGTGGGAGGGGCACCAGGCCGGGGCCGCCGCATGGAGCTCCACGCCCCCCGCGGCCGGGGACGACGTGGAAGCCCGCCTGCTGGCCGCCCTGGGCCACTCCACCCGGGTCCTGGCCGTTTCCTGGGTGCGTTTCCAGGATGGCCTGAGGCTGGACATCGCCTCCCTGGGCGCGGCGTGCCGGGCCCGGGGGGTCCATCTGGTGGTGGACGGCATCCAGGGCGCCGGAACCCTGCCGGCGGACCTGTCGGGGGCCAGCGCCTTCGCCTCGGGCGGGCACAAGGGCCTCCTGGGCCCCCAGGGCCAGGGGTTCCTGTGGACCGACCCGGCCTTCCGCAAGGACCTGATCCCCCTGGGGTCCTGGATGTCGGTGGAGGAGGGCACCGCCTTCGACCGCGCCTCCACGGACCACGACCGCGCGTGGCTCGCGGACGGCCAGCGCATGGAGCCGGGGACCCTGAGCATCGTCTCCTGCGCCGGGGCCCTGGAATCCTTCCGCACCGTGAACGAGGCCGGCATCCCCGCCATCGCCGCCCACATCCGCCTCCTGCAGGAGCGCTTCCTGGAGGGGCTGGCGAAGAACCCCGCCTGGGCCGGGGAGGCCGGGCGCCTGCGGACCTTGCTGGAAGCGGGGCGCCTGGGCTCCATCCTGAGCCTCCACCACGGCGGCCGCGGACCGGCGGCCATGCACGAACTCCTCATGAAGGGCATGCGGCGGGGCGTCTACGCCTCCGTGCGGGAAGGCTACCTGCGGGTGGCCTTCCACGGCTGGCACGAGCCGGAGGACGTGGAACGCGTGGTGGATTGGCTGGAATAGTCGCTCTACCATGGAGGGTCGCCCCGGAGAATCCATGACCCCACTGCTCCTCAGCCTGCTGCTCGCCGCCGCCCCGGTGGTTCCCGACGGGGGGACCGTCGTGGCCAAGGGCCAGAGGTTCCTGGCCGAAGTGGCGCGCACCCCCCAGGAGCAGGCCCTGGGCCTCATGCGCCGGCAGTCCCTGGCCAAGGACCGCTGCATGATCTTCCTCTACCCCGAGGAGGGCAACCGCAGCATCTGGATGAAGAACTGCCTCATCTCCCTGGACGTGGCCTGGGTCAGGGAGGACGGCACCATCGTGGAGACCGCCGAGGCCGTGCCCCCCTGCTCCCCCATGCGGGGCGACGACTGCCCCACCTACGGCGGGGCCGTGCTGTCCCGGCACTTCGTGGAGTTCCCCTCAGGCACCCTCCGGCGCCTGGCCCTGCGCAAGGGGGACCGCCTGGGATGGAGCCTGGTCCTCAGTGACGGCGCCACCGTCACCGGCGGCCTCCCGGTGCCCGCCGAGGGCGCGAAGCACAAGAAGGGCAAGAAGAAGTAGCTACCCGACCGGGACGTCGGCCTCGGGGACCTTCTTGACGGGGGGCTCGACGCCCCTCCACCCGGTCCTCCAGGCCAGGTTCATGGCCAGGGAGCCCAGGATGAACGCCGCGAAGAAGTAGACGAAGAACCGCTCCCGCAGCACCGGGATCATGGCCAGGACGAAGAGGATGGCCAGGGTCAGGAGCCGGGCCGCGCCCGGGCTCGCGGAGCGCTTCTTGAAGCTGGGGAAGCGCACGGTGGAGACCATGAGCAGGCCCACCAGGACCAGCAGGGCCGCAAATACGTAGGCCACCCACGGCCGGGTGGGGGCTTCGGGCCAGCAGAGGATCACTGCGGCGACGCAGGCGGCGCCCGCGGGGATGGGCATGCCCACGAAGAAGCGGGAGTCCACGAACCCGACCTGGACGTTGAACCGGGCCAGGCGCAGGGCCCCGCAGGCCACGAAAAAGAAGGAGGCCCCCCAGCCCACGGCGCGCAGCTGGGGATCGGCCAGGCCGAGCTGGAAGAACCCGTAGCGGTAGGCCAGGATGGCGGGGGCCATGCCGAAGCTGAGGACGTCGGCCAGGGAATCGAGCTGAACGCCGAATTCCGTGGCGGTATTGGTGGCCCGGGCGACGCGGCCGTCCAAACCGTCGAATACACCGGCGGCGAGGAGCAGGCCGGCGCCCCACAGGAAGTTGACGCCCGGGTGGTCACCCGCGGCGTTGATGGACATGACCACGCTGGAAAACCCGCAGAGGACGGACAGCAGCGTGATGGCGGAGGGCAGGGCGAACTTGGACCGGGCCACGACCCGCCGCCGGCGCTCCCGGCGCTCCTCAGGGTTCATTTTCTGTTTCATGTACCCGATTCTCCCACTAAACCCTTGTGAGGCGTGCGAGCAAATTTACCAGTCCGGCTCCGGCACCGATTATGCTGGCAACCCCCTGGAACCCTGCCTACATTGGGAAGACTTGACTGGAGGGATCCATGGACAGGGTGCTGCAATTCGTTCTGGTGGTGGTGCTTCTGGTCCTGACGGGGTTCATCGTTC from Geothrix sp. 21YS21S-2 includes these protein-coding regions:
- a CDS encoding ABC transporter permease, whose product is MNRFKLLYGSSIVVLAALAAALGAALVLTAIGASPVDTFVTIFTGPFKDVFGLTEILVRAVPLILVALGIAIAFRSGIINIGAEGQMLIGILAATATALALPAWPKAVLLPLVILAGAAGGAFWAAIAGTLRARLGVNEILSTVMLNYIAAQFYTFFLRGPMIDPGELETGSGTPQSMRLPEAAFLDRLVPGTRLHMGLILALVLCVCVWFLLWRTTWGFRLRAAGAEAKAARYAGINVPGSLVAAMCLSGAFAGIAGAVEVSGVHHRAIENITSGYGFAGIVVALFGALHPAGIVPAAFFFGLLLVGSDMTQRSAGVPANMILVLMGVLILCIVSAKMYLNNPYAQERAARFFARFRKPDAGEPS
- a CDS encoding ABC transporter ATP-binding protein — translated: MATAEPINELQLSGITKRFPGILACNNVSMRVARGEVLALVGENGAGKSTLMNILAGLYQPDAGTISINGEEVRFHTPNDAYARGIGMVHQNFMLVPNMTVTENVALGLKQHHKFMNLDLKATRARILEVSEHHELPVNPDAYVWQLSVGEQQRVELIKTLCFGAQLLILDEPTSALTPQETDDLIDRLKRMTAELSIIFISHKLHEVKELSHRVAILRHGAVVFNGRTEDHTPAELAALMTGREIHLPRNEGLLVEGPAILQARDLKVRGDRGHFALDGLNLEVHAGEILGLAGVSGNGQRELAEALTGLRHVESGTVRFLDKDMTNRSPAAMIAAGLGYIPEDRHHEGIVPRFTVKENLVLKDFPTPQFSWSVVLKLGEIARNAETLKGSFDIRCSSTSAAGGSLSGGNIQKVILARELAREPRALISVYPTRGVDMGAQEFIHSQLLARRRAGGGILLISEELEEIMNLSDRIAVIYKGRILKVLTSLEATREKLGLLMAGVAE
- a CDS encoding BMP family protein, yielding MRKPVLALGAVFAFTCGLSAAPPKAKVKIALIVESTVDDKGWCQSMHDAIKAVQKEYGEAKVEYSYSEKMKPVDAGSAARQYASKKFDIIICHGAQYKNLVNEMAPDFKDTTFVFGTSADIGGKNVFTYMPESEETGYLNGIIAGMVTKTNTVGLVGPVDGGDAARYDRGFVLGAKAANPKVNVKVAHTGSFGDFVKASELAQTQMKAGADFLTGSSQQAMGALRAVAASADKNIWWAGQDISQLHVAESPRVLAASSYNYTTVVEVLIAKREAGVKGGENIPLNFANKGFVFAYNDKVGKVLTPAIRKAVDKAKADLTAGKLKLDWKAVKF
- a CDS encoding nucleoside deaminase; this translates as MVDQPGPTSAQILRHLRRANAIAARAVAMGHHPFGALLVAPDHETVLLEQGNVSTVNHAESVLARTADMNFSSDYLWECTLYTTVEPCAMCAATQYWANIGRLVYGLDERRLLELTGDDPENPTMDVPARYIYAHSQKAIQVTGPVLEVEGEIAELHRGFWKRT
- the fsa gene encoding fructose-6-phosphate aldolase — its product is MKFFIDTANISEIKRINEWGILDGVTTNPSLIAKESGKPFEAIIEEICAIVDGPISAEVIALDAPTMIKEGRLLAKIHKNVVVKVPLTAEGLKATHAFKAEGIRTNVTLCFSATQGLMAAKAGATYVSPFVGRLDDINAVGMELIEDLVTIFTNYDLETNVLSASIRSPRHVTESALAGAHVATIPTKVFDQMLAHPLTDKGIEGFLADWKKSGR
- the thyX gene encoding FAD-dependent thymidylate synthase; protein product: MPLTELAVLDRGFVKLVDHMGSDLSVVNAARVSFGKRKEVYDEADGKLISYLAEHDHTSPFRHTALTFHVKAPIFVFRQWMKHRIASEFNEISGRYVEFPEDEFFVPETFRRQAKVNKQGSEGQVDGEARDQAHALFLDACRNAVAQYKKLISLGVCREQARCVLPLGLYSEVYWTVSLQAAAHFIRLRTDGHAQWEIQQYAHAVRRMVEELFPNSLKALLENVHP
- a CDS encoding aminotransferase class V-fold PLP-dependent enzyme; translated protein: MTLPPLNPALFHLDADHLWLMHCSEGPVPRSVVRSIRAYLHKELWPWELKWKEDYLGIPDALRREAARIVGGEAADITLTPSTSSGLVAVAQGMRWSRGDEVVAPLGEFPTNIWPWKALEARGVRFREIPLWEGHQAGAAAWSSTPPAAGDDVEARLLAALGHSTRVLAVSWVRFQDGLRLDIASLGAACRARGVHLVVDGIQGAGTLPADLSGASAFASGGHKGLLGPQGQGFLWTDPAFRKDLIPLGSWMSVEEGTAFDRASTDHDRAWLADGQRMEPGTLSIVSCAGALESFRTVNEAGIPAIAAHIRLLQERFLEGLAKNPAWAGEAGRLRTLLEAGRLGSILSLHHGGRGPAAMHELLMKGMRRGVYASVREGYLRVAFHGWHEPEDVERVVDWLE
- a CDS encoding DUF192 domain-containing protein; amino-acid sequence: MTPLLLSLLLAAAPVVPDGGTVVAKGQRFLAEVARTPQEQALGLMRRQSLAKDRCMIFLYPEEGNRSIWMKNCLISLDVAWVREDGTIVETAEAVPPCSPMRGDDCPTYGGAVLSRHFVEFPSGTLRRLALRKGDRLGWSLVLSDGATVTGGLPVPAEGAKHKKGKKK
- the pssA gene encoding CDP-diacylglycerol--serine O-phosphatidyltransferase encodes the protein MKQKMNPEERRERRRRVVARSKFALPSAITLLSVLCGFSSVVMSINAAGDHPGVNFLWGAGLLLAAGVFDGLDGRVARATNTATEFGVQLDSLADVLSFGMAPAILAYRYGFFQLGLADPQLRAVGWGASFFFVACGALRLARFNVQVGFVDSRFFVGMPIPAGAACVAAVILCWPEAPTRPWVAYVFAALLVLVGLLMVSTVRFPSFKKRSASPGAARLLTLAILFVLAMIPVLRERFFVYFFAAFILGSLAMNLAWRTGWRGVEPPVKKVPEADVPVG